Sequence from the Candidatus Limnocylindria bacterium genome:
GATGCGAGGGTCAGGAGTGAAATGACGAGCGCGAGCAGGATCCGGCGCATGACTCACCTCCGGTCGCTGGGCCTATCCGCCGTACAACGGCTCCCCTCGGCCGGTTCCCGGATCAGCGGGTGTGCGTCACCCGCAGCTCGTGCGCTCCGTCGGGCCGCGTGTATTCGTAGAACACGTCGCCGCCCGCGGTGATATCGACGTAACGAACGCCACCGGACCCACGAGCGGTGCCGATCGATGGGCCATCGACGCTGACGCGCTCCCAGCTCCGAAGGTCGCGGCTGCGCGCGAGGCCGCAGCGCTCTTCGTAGTTCTCGGCAAGCGACGCGCTGCCGTCGTAGAGCCCGAGCCAACCGTCTCCATCGGGTAGCGCGGTCGTGAGGCGCGCAGTGAACGCGTCCCAGCCCGAAGCGCTCGGCCAGAGTGTCGGACCTTCCCACGTCCACAGCTTGCCGTCGACGCTCGTCGCGACGCCACTGACCGAGAGCGTCCGCCCCGTGGACAACGCATCGCCGGTGGCGTGAAGGGAGGCGGCTTGCGACTCCGGCAGCGTGCCGCAGGAAACGAACATGAGCCACCGACCTCGATCGCGCCGAAGCCAGGGATCCTTCACTGCCGCGAGGCCGAGAGTCTGCGGCTCGAGAACGACGACAAGGTCGGCCGGCTCGAAGGCGTCGACGGCGCGCGCCTCCATGAGCCCGATGCACCATCGCCGGTCCGCTCGCCGCACGAAGCTCGCGTACAGCCGCCAAACGTCACCGACACGCAGGATCGAGCAGCGCTCTATCGATTCCGCGTCGAAGCGCTCCTTGCCGGCAGACCACACGGTCTCGTAGCGGATGCCGTCGGGGCTAGCCGCGACGCGGAGCTCGTATCCGCGTCCAGGCTGCGGACGGCGCATCCGATACACGAGGTAGGTGTCACGGCCGTCGTTGTACCCGCCCGGCGCGCCGGCCCAGCAGCCCGGCCCGGCGCACGGTGGCGCCGCGATCGGCCGTCCGTTCTCGGGGTCGAAGACTGTCACGGCTGCGGCGGTGTCGCGCCGAGGTGCCTCGGCACGAAGGTGATCTCCGTCGCGACCCGCTCGATGCGCTCGTCCACGACGAGCGCGCCGAGGCCAGCGGGCATCTCCTAGCGACCGTCGCGATGGACGCTGAACACGTCGCGGACGCCCTCGAGCTTCGCGAGTACGCGTGAGAGCTGTTCGACGCTCGTGACCTGAAGCGTCGCGTTGACCGTGGCGCTCTTGTCAGGATTTGCAAGCGCCGACAGTGCGACCAGCGCGACCTGGTTCTCGCTGATGACCGCGGCGACGTCGCGCAGGAAGCCGTCACGGTCCCACCCCTCGATGCGGATCGCGACCGGGTACGTTCGCGCGGCAGACTTCTCCCAGTCCACCTCGACGTGCCGCTCCTTCTCGGAGCTCGACTTCACGTTCGCGCAGTCAGCGCGGTGCACCGTCACGCCACGGCCGCGCGTGATGTACCCGACGATCTGGTCTCCGGGCACGGGGTTGCAGCACACCGCGAACCGCACGAGCAGATCCTCGACGCCCTTCACGGTGACGCCCCCGCGGGATGTGGTCGGTGGGAGCGGCGGTGCCGACCCCGGCAGCTGCACCTGGGCGTCGTCGACGATGCCGAGCCGCATGACGACCTGCGCCGCGGTGATCTCGCCGTATCCGAGCGACGCGAACATGGTGTCGAGGTCGTGCATGTTCATCGCCTCGGTCACCCTGCGGAGGTCCTCGTCCGAGAGATCGCCGAGCGACCGCTGCGCGAGGCGCTTGAGCTCGCGATCCAGCAGTTCCTTTCCGTGTGTGACGTTCTCGTCGCGCTGCTCTCGCTTGAACCACTGACGGATCTTCTCGCGCGCGCCCGGCGTCCGGACCATGCCGATCCAGTCACGAGATGGACCGCGCGCGGCCTTGCTGGTGACGATCTCGACGATGTCGCCCGACTGGAGGTGGTGATCGAGGGGCACGATGCGCCCGTTCACTTTCGCGCCGATCGTGCGGTGCCCGACATCGGTGTGGATGCGGTACGCGAAGTCGATCGGCGTCGCGCCGGCCGTCAGGGCCTTCACCTCGCCCTTCGGCGTGAAGACGAACACCTCGTCCTGGAACACGTCGACCTTGAGTGACTCGACGAACTCCTGCGCGTCGGTCACGTCGTGCTGCCACTCGAGCAGCTGCCGGACCCACGCGAGCTTCGACTCGTAGTCGCGATCGCGGTCCGCTTTCCCGCCTTCCTTGTATCGCCAGTGCGCCGCGATGCCGTACTCCGAGAGCGCATGCATCTCCTGCGTGCGGACCTGGATCTCGAGCGGCTGGCCGCCAGGACCCATGACCGCGGTGTGCAGCGACTGATAGAGGTTCGCCTTGGGGACCGCGATGTAGTCGTCGAACTGGCCGGGGATCGGCGGCCACAGCGTGTGCACCACGCCGAGCGCCGCGTAGCACGCTGGAACGTCGGCGACGATGACGCGGACCGCGAGCAGGTCGTAGACCTCGTTGATCCCGACGTTCTTGCGGCGCATCTTCTGCGCGATCGACCAGAGGTGCTTCGCGCGGCCGGACAGCTCGGCGCGGATCCCGGCCCGCTCAAGCTCGGTCGCGAGCGTCTTCATCGCCTGATCGATCGAGCGCTCACGGACCTGGCGGCGCTCGGCGAGCTGCTCGGCGACCTCTTTGTACTGCTCGGGCTCGAGGTACTTGAAGGAGAGGTCCTCGAGCTCCCACTTGATCTGCCAGATCCCGAGCCGATGGGCGAGCGGCGCGTAGATCTCGAGCGTCTGACGCGCGATGCGCTTCTGCTTCTCCACCGGCAGCGGCCCGAGCGTGCGCATGTTGTGGAGGCGGTCGCAGAGCTTGATGATCACGACGCGGAGGTCGTCCGCCATCGCGAGGAACATCTTCCGGATGTTCTCGGCCTGATGCGCGTCGCGCGACTGCCCCTGGAGCCGGCCGAGCTTCGTGACCCCTTCGACGAGGCGACCGATCTCGTCACCGAACTCGAGACGGATGTCATCGACCGTGCGCGCGGTGTCCTCAGGGACGTCGTGGAGGACGGTCGCCGCGATCGTCGCGGCCTCCATGCCGAGCTCGGCGATGAGCATCCCGACTGCCGCGGGGTGCGTGATGTAGGGCTCACCCGACACGCGCTTCTGTCCGGCGTGCGCTTCGGCGGCGTAGGCGTACGCCCGGCGCACGAGCTCCGCGTCACCGTCGGGGTAGTGACGCAGCATCTCCTTGACGATCGCCTCGAGATCGACGTGGCCGTGGCGCTGCGGTCGGAGGCGGTCGGTGATCCCGACGATCCGCGAGGTGATCGTGTTCGCGCGCTCGGCCATCAGGCGACCGCCATTTCGAGACGCATGCGATCGGCGGTGCCGATCGGACCGAAGTCCTGGAGCTCGAGCTCGACGAAGCCACGCAGGCCCGCGCCGACGGTGACCACGGCGTCGACGGATCCCGCGTCGGTCATCGCCTCCACATGCTCGCCGCGACGGAAGGCCATCGCGTCGAACGTGAAGCGGCCGACGGTGATCTTGCAACGCAGGTGATCGGAGTCGGCGCCGACCTGCCGGATCCCGAAGACCTTGACGCCGCGGAGCAAGAGATGCGGCCTCGGATTCCCCGCCCCGCACGGCTCGAGCGACGCGAGCTCGAGCGCGAGCCGCGAGGTCAGCGCCTCCGGCTCGATCTCCGCGTCGACGCGCAGCGACGGCACCGGCCGGACGCCGCCGAGCCGGCGGCGCACGACTTCATCGAGCCGATCGGTGAACGCGGGTATCTTCTCGCGCGCGATCGAGAAACCGGCGGCCATCGCGTGGCCACCGTGCTTGATGAGCAGGTCGTCACATTCATGGAGCGCTTCGGCGATGTGCACCGCCGAGATGGACCGACAGGACCCCTTGCCCTCCTCCCCGTCCAGTGCGATGACCACCGCCGGGCGGCCGTAGTCCTCGACCAGGCGCGACGCGCCCAGCCCGACGATGCCCGCGGGCCACGCCGGGTCGGAGACGACGGTCGCCCATGCCTCGGGTCGCTCCTGGGCGCGTTCGCGCGCGCCCTTCACGACCTGGCGCGTCAGCTCCTGGCGCTCGAGGTTCTTCGATTCGAGGTGCTCCGCGAGGACCTTGGCCTCATCGGCCTCCTCCGTCAGCAGCAGCCGGAGCGCCTCCTCGGCGTCGGTGATCCGCCCGGCGGCGTTGAGCCGCGGCCCCAGGACGTAACCGATGTTGGCCGACGTCACGCTTCCGAGCTTCAGGCCGGCGCGGTCCACCAGCGCGCGCACGCCGGTGATCGGAGCGCGGTTGAGCGCCTCGAGGCCGGAGCGGACCAGCGCGCGATTCGCTCCGCGCAGCGGGACCACGTCGGCGACCGTCGCGAGCGCGACGAGCTGCATGAGCTCGTCCCGTCGG
This genomic interval carries:
- the recJ gene encoding single-stranded-DNA-specific exonuclease RecJ; amino-acid sequence: MSLTALRRWVLPNTVDLTAPDGIPPLVARILAARGIEVGDMADFLAARAVENGPPMLDLDRAVERLRRALAARERIVVYGDYDVDGIAGSAILVRAFRQIGVAVAAYIPNRYEEGYGLNEEALRKLAADGARVIVSVDCGVTAVREAALARELGVDLIITDHHHPPAELPDAYAVVNPRRVGDPSLDKELAGAGVALVLARKLLGELGFALRRDELMQLVALATVADVVPLRGANRALVRSGLEALNRAPITGVRALVDRAGLKLGSVTSANIGYVLGPRLNAAGRITDAEEALRLLLTEEADEAKVLAEHLESKNLERQELTRQVVKGARERAQERPEAWATVVSDPAWPAGIVGLGASRLVEDYGRPAVVIALDGEEGKGSCRSISAVHIAEALHECDDLLIKHGGHAMAAGFSIAREKIPAFTDRLDEVVRRRLGGVRPVPSLRVDAEIEPEALTSRLALELASLEPCGAGNPRPHLLLRGVKVFGIRQVGADSDHLRCKITVGRFTFDAMAFRRGEHVEAMTDAGSVDAVVTVGAGLRGFVELELQDFGPIGTADRMRLEMAVA
- a CDS encoding bifunctional (p)ppGpp synthetase/guanosine-3',5'-bis(diphosphate) 3'-pyrophosphohydrolase; protein product: MAERANTITSRIVGITDRLRPQRHGHVDLEAIVKEMLRHYPDGDAELVRRAYAYAAEAHAGQKRVSGEPYITHPAAVGMLIAELGMEAATIAATVLHDVPEDTARTVDDIRLEFGDEIGRLVEGVTKLGRLQGQSRDAHQAENIRKMFLAMADDLRVVIIKLCDRLHNMRTLGPLPVEKQKRIARQTLEIYAPLAHRLGIWQIKWELEDLSFKYLEPEQYKEVAEQLAERRQVRERSIDQAMKTLATELERAGIRAELSGRAKHLWSIAQKMRRKNVGINEVYDLLAVRVIVADVPACYAALGVVHTLWPPIPGQFDDYIAVPKANLYQSLHTAVMGPGGQPLEIQVRTQEMHALSEYGIAAHWRYKEGGKADRDRDYESKLAWVRQLLEWQHDVTDAQEFVESLKVDVFQDEVFVFTPKGEVKALTAGATPIDFAYRIHTDVGHRTIGAKVNGRIVPLDHHLQSGDIVEIVTSKAARGPSRDWIGMVRTPGAREKIRQWFKREQRDENVTHGKELLDRELKRLAQRSLGDLSDEDLRRVTEAMNMHDLDTMFASLGYGEITAAQVVMRLGIVDDAQVQLPGSAPPLPPTTSRGGVTVKGVEDLLVRFAVCCNPVPGDQIVGYITRGRGVTVHRADCANVKSSSEKERHVEVDWEKSAARTYPVAIRIEGWDRDGFLRDVAAVISENQVALVALSALANPDKSATVNATLQVTSVEQLSRVLAKLEGVRDVFSVHRDGR